A window of Acropora muricata isolate sample 2 chromosome 6, ASM3666990v1, whole genome shotgun sequence genomic DNA:
aCTTCTTGTCTTGATAAGTGGCCATTATCTCTGAATGGTGTGAGCAACCATCTAAAATGGAAAATCATACAGCAGGCTTTATACAAAAATGAAGAGTACTATTGAACCCATCAACTGACAGGTGAGTTTGCaaaatgataatcataataataatactaataataataataataatgacctaAACATagtaaatataatatatattatatattattattattattattattattattaaactgaTCTATGTAAAATCAAGtatgaattgaaaattaaatcaGGATGAAACATGCCATTTTAGGAGGAAATAAATCACTCTAATTTGTATAAATAATTATGTATAAGGTTAATTTTAGAGGTTAATATTTCGTTATCACATACCTGTGAAGAGGATAAGCTGAATCTCCAAGAAGATGGCTGTCACCCTGAAAGTGATGCTCTGCTGTCTGGTACAAGGGTGAATTTCTCAGAACTCGTGCATCATGAACTGATCCTGGCCATCCAACATAAATGTCAGTGAACAACATTTTATGATCACATTTGCCCTGAAAAGTGTAATAAACGTGCACTGAACAAAAACATTATCTACACTTCAAGTTACCATTGGGACAATAAGCCAGCGGGGATATCGATCCTACAGCCAACCTGTCCTGCCAACTTTCATAGAAATTCCTTGCTTGTATTTTCTCATTACCGGTAGCATAAGCTCTCCATTTTCCTGTTAAGTTACCTTTACTCTAAAAGGATAGAACATCATTCACATTCTCTGAAATTTGCAGCTCTATATGTGAGAAATTCAATCTCATAaactagaaatttcaaaaataaaacttGCTGAAATGTGGCATTTTGATGGTGCAATGTGATGTCAATTTACTACAACAACCagaatttacttgttttttctgttgttcttaAAATTTTTTTACTCCAGTGGCATTTAAATAATGGTAAGACAAAAAGGAATAATGAGGTATTCTGGTAGTTGTAGTAAAATAACACCTTAGTGCAAATACAAATGGGATGTGGGCTATTGATTACACAATTGGACAAGCTCTTGTAAATTTTGAAATGCTTCtcccattgttgttgttgttcttttgtttttttttcatgtgaactTGTATGCTAAGGAACCGGCTATCTTGGTTGGGCAAGAACATAGCTGTAAGattatttctccattctgagGCAATTGCTCAATTGTTCCTTACCTGTAGGATTATGGAATGACTTTTCAAACGATTCAGATAGGACTGAGGGTATTCTGATGGAGTCCTTATTGGAACGTGACACCCATCAACTGCCCCGATAACTCGAGGAAAGCCACTGATTTCCTCGAATCCCTCCTCAACAACAATAGCTTGTTCTCCTAAACACAGACAAGATTAATTAAATATCGAGTCGATCGACACTAGTACTGTTCCCTTCCGttcaacaatttttgttttgttttaatgatgAGATGCTTAAACCGATGTTAAACAAGAAAACCTTCCTACCTCTGGGCCACTGGATGAAATCTCCACGGACATCTACAAGCGCTTTCGTGACTCGATGTAGACAACGGGTTACGCTAGACATGGTAACGTCGAAGCGATCTGATATTTGTCTGCAACTTTCTTGGTTGGCAAGAGCCCAAACAGCAACAGCAATTTGTTTACGTGGGTGAATACAGGGCTTTCCAAACCTATTAGCCTTAGGAATATGGTCACTTGCAGACAGGAAATGGCTGAGCATTTCAAAGGTCGATGAAGTCATGCGAAAATGGCTCCTGAAAACATCGCAGTGATAGTGAGGGACGGTTGATTCAAAATACCGGGAAATTCTCGCCCACTTTCGTCGCGTAAACACACAGCAACTTGAAAGCACGACAAACGTATCGTCATAGTTTCCTTCTAAAAGAGAATCCTCTTCTTCTGGGAAGAGAAAATCTGTTACTATATGCAGACATGCGATGTTGCAAATTTGCCCCgcgtccgccatattgtttacATTTAGCAGTTCGTGTTGTCCGCGTAAAATCCACGCATGGATCGCGTAGCCCGGCCACGACGCTTACCATTTCAGGCAACAAGAACCGGTTCCCATTGGCCGACCAGTTCTGactaatggtaagcgccctaagAGTCTCTCTGGGCATGTTGACAGCGCCATCTCATAATTGTTCATGCTAACATTACATGGGAAGTTGTAAACCGCTAATGTAGAAATATCCATGCGCCCTTTGCTAGTAGAAATAGTTCCTGAAGTTGTTGAGAGATAATATCGTCCGCCAAGATGAACGAGAGGCTGCAAATGTTCACAACTGGAAGCTGGCATATGGTTCCTTGAGAATGACATCTTTAGTTCGGGATTCCAGGCGAAATCCAGCCATCGCAAACTCGTTAGAGATTTCAGTACGTTTTTGGGACAAAGGAAACCTACTTCACTACGAAAACATCTGACTAAAGCTTCTAACGGAACTATACTTTTAGAATCAGGACATGTAATCAGAGCCAAGTTTGTTGTCGCACCGGGCCAGTGTAACAAGTACCGGACAAGTTGAATTTAAGTGGGGTTAAGTGTTCTACGACACAAAAATTGCTTGAGTTCAAAACCTCCGGAGCTATAACCAAAACATTGACATTTAATTCGCGGCCGTCGTGTTCGACGTCAACCATAGGGCTCGCTAAGACAGACAGACGTGTCATTGGCTATTAACCTGGACGAAAGTTGTGCAGAAACAAACTCGGGAATATTTGAATAACCTATCAATGTCTTACTATTCAGacgaaaaatttggtttaaagTGTCCTGGATTTCAAACagtgtaagaaaaaaaaaattccatcgTCAAGCCTTGcttacattttattttgttagaaaAGTCACCCAGTTGCTTCAGCCAATCAGATAACACTTCGTCGACCACGTGCAGGTTGCGTGATAAAACGTTTACCTTGCTATTCAGGTGGTCAGCAATTTTAAACAAGTAAACGACCTTGCCGTTCACCGAACGAATCATAGATTGAGAGATTGCCATTGCTTGACTCATCGTGCGTAATGCCTCCTTTAAGTGAGAAACATGGTTCGACCGGCACCTATGACCTGTAGATTTGTAAATTGCACGAAATATGCCAAATAATCCGGCGTGACACATCCAATTGGATCTTTTGGGTCGAGGATTAATTTTCAACCATTTCTGTTCATCGCTCGAGATAGAGTGGCAGGCGTTTAAAGCCCAAGTCTTGCATTCTGAAATCGAGCTGCGATAAGCACGGGGACAAGACATGCGTGTGGGTTGACCCGTCATAAACTGGTAGTATCTGGGCAGATATGTATCGCATTCCACGAGATTAGAGAAACCTGGTAGTGATAAAAGCCTGTGCAAAGTCTTTTGAAAATGACGAACTGAGTTAAGTATCTCATTGAAAAAATGCCCGTCGTGCAATGAACACGAATGATTTGATATCGATAACCTTTCGCCAAAATCAGTGAAATTGAAAACTATATGTACGTTCAGGAGCTTCGTATTTTCGTAAAAGGTTAAAGGCTTTGGATTGTGACTGACTATCAGAGACGCTGGATAGAACGTAACCCTTTCGCTCAAGTAAGCGTTAGATTGTAATGACAACACCACTTCGAAGTCCAGACAAACAATCACGGAAATAATTAACAAACCAACTAACAATGGCTGGGTTCTACCGTATAAATCCATAATTCGAGACGGGTAACCTTAACAACAGAAAAAGAATTTGTCAAAGGAAAAGGGATTAATAAAGCAGTCCAGTTGTCTATCAGCGATTTGCTCCCCGTTCGTCTCTGTGCTCAAAGCTCTCAATCAGTCGTCTGGCCAAAAGGTTTTCTTCAGGCTCCCAGGTTGACTGACTTATGGGATAATTAAGCCATTTGACTTTGTATTGAATTTTACCCTTTCTCTTGCGACGTTTGAGAATTTTCTCAGCGGCAAATATTGTTTGATTGTCAATTACGAACTGATTATCGTCCTTTCGTTGATCTGGGGCATCGGGCTGCCCTTGCGAATTGATTTGCGTACGCGTGTTATTTTCAACTGCCTTGTAACGCTCGTGTCGCTGTTATGGTTATGTGACTCGCTAGATTCGAAAGAGTCTGCAGGAATGTCTAACTCATCTAAATACGGCTCACCCGGGTCATCGTTACTCGGTGGTTCGATTGGTCTCAAAGCAGGATCGACAAAAGGCTTCATTCGATTAGCATGGACAGCGAAAGTAactttcttgttatttttagaacgcAAAGGGTAATGAACGGGAGACCACTGCTCAACAATTCTATATGGACCAAACCAATTATACAACAACTTCTTTGATAGACCCTTCTTTATTTTTGGCGTGTAAACCCAAACACGTTGTCCGATTTCAAAAAGCGGTTGACTTGCATTACGATCgtagtattctttcattttctgctgtgaACGCTGTATATTTTCACGAGCTAGATTCTGAGCTAATTCCACCTTTTCGACAATGCCCTTGCGATGATCCAAAACCGACGTCGAGAGGATGTCAGCAGCTGGTggcagaaatttaacatcaacagGAAGGCGTGGCTCACAACCATACAAACAGTAGAATGGGGAATCGCCTATAGCTTCTGAAATTGAAGTTCGATACGCAAATAAAATTAGCGGGATGAAATCGTCCCAATCTTTCTGGTTCTTGGCTACGTACATAGAAAGTGATTGGCAAAGGGTTGAATTAAACCTCTCCACAAGTCCGTCTGTTTGTGGGTGATAACTAGATGTGTTCACTTTCtgtatttgaaaaattttgcacacttCCGCTACAAGCTTAGATAGGAAGTTGGCTCCTCTATCTGAAAGCAAAACTCTCGGGGCACCATGCCTTGCGATAATTTCATCTACTAACAAACGCGCGATCACAAAGGCTTCTACACTAGGAACTCTATCGAAAGCACCTTCGAAGGGCAGTGGTAAAAGCGGGGCTCTTTTGGTGTTCCTTGGTGACTTTTTCATTGTGCAATCGACACACGACTTACACCAATGTTCTACATCTTTAAACATGCTGGGCCACCAATATCgttgttttaacttttaaaaagttttgtgcactccaaaatgggcaccgccgacatgattatgtacattggacaaaatttcGCTCTTCATCGACTGAGGAACTACGAGTTGAGAA
This region includes:
- the LOC136919716 gene encoding putative nuclease HARBI1 translates to MADAGQICNIACLHIVTDFLFPEEEDSLLEGNYDDTFVVLSSCCVFTRRKWARISRYFESTVPHYHCDVFRSHFRMTSSTFEMLSHFLSASDHIPKANRFGKPCIHPRKQIAVAVWALANQESCRQISDRFDVTMSSVTRCLHRVTKALVDVRGDFIQWPRGEQAIVVEEGFEEISGFPRVIGAVDGCHVPIRTPSEYPQSYLNRLKSHSIILQGKCDHKMLFTDIYVGWPGSVHDARVLRNSPLYQTAEHHFQGDSHLLGDSAYPLHRWLLTPFRDNGHLSRQEVNYNNKHAKTRQTIERAFGLLKGRWRRLKFIEMENINECPAIVAAACVLHNFCLLADGENIDDFLDEFNGDDGDDECELPVYVPRPQAVAKRNQMAIFLNN